A genomic window from Pyricularia oryzae 70-15 chromosome 7, whole genome shotgun sequence includes:
- a CDS encoding 12-oxophytodienoate reductase 1, translating to MGSAGPANPKLFEPLAIANGKHVLKHRVVHAPLTRNRGTPVNKNDSREEPNRLWLANDVIKEYYTQRATDGGLIISEGLPPSLEGGAMPGVPAIHQAAQVESWKPVTEAVHAKGSIFYAQLWHSGRAMIPQHIGGPVPAPSAVPWDDPTEVFWYPPAHTTELCKYVDYPPIEMTVEHIKRTIDDYVKAAKNALEAGFDGIEVHGGNGYLPEQFLSSNSNQRTDDYGGSPEKRCRFVLELVEALAAAIGQENLAIRLSPFGLFNQARGTQRKETWGYLCRELKARLPNLSYVSFIEPRYEQLFSEEDKQKFLDDWGMSNVDLSMFREIFAGTPFFSAGGFDAKTGKEAVEKGTYDAIVYGRYFTSNPDLVRRVKEDLPFNPYNRERFYGPFEDPTIGYTDFATYDEQQKK from the exons ATGGGATCAGCCGGACCTGCCAACCCCAAGCTCTTTGAGCCTCTCGCCATCGCAAATGGCAAACACGTCTTGAAGCACCGTGTTGTTCACGCTCCCTTGACCAGGAACCGTGGCACGCCGGTCAACAAAAACGATAGCCGTGAGGAACCCAACCGTCTGTGGCTGGCCAACGACGTCATCAAGGAGTATTACACCCAGCGTGCCACCGATGGCGGTCTCATTATTTCCGAGGGCCTGCCGCCTAGTCTCGAG GGCGGCGCAATGCCCGGCGTCCCAGCCATCCACCAGGCAGCTCAGGTCGAGTCGTGGAAGCCCGTGACCGAGGCCGTGCACGCCAAGGGTAGCATCTTCTACGCGCAGCTGTGGCACTCTGGCCGTGCCATGATTCCGCAGCACATCGGCGGGCCCGTGCCGGCTCCCTCGGCCGTGCCCTGGGACGACCCCACCGAGGTGTTCTGGTACCCGCCCGCCCACACCACCGAGCTCTGCAAGTACGTCGACTACCCGCCGATTGAGATGACGGTGGAGCACATCAAGCGCACCATTGATGATTACGTCAAGGCCGCCAAGAACGCCCTCGAGGCCGGCTTCGACGGCATCGAGGTCCACGGCGGCAACGGCTACCTGCCCGAGCAGTTCCTGAGCTCAAACTCGAACCAGCGCACCGACGACTATGGCGGCTCTCCCGAGAAGCGCTGCCGCTTCGTCCTCGAGCTGGTGGaggccctcgccgccgccatcggcCAGGAGAATCTCGCCATCCGCCTGTCGCCCTTTGGTTTGTTCAACCAGGCCCGCGGCACCCAGCGCAAGGAGACTTGGGGTTACCTCTGCCGTGAGCTCAAGGCCCGCCTGCCCAACCTGAGCTACGTGAGCTTCATCGAGCCAAg GTACGAGCAACTCTTCTCCGAAGAAGACAAGCAAAAGTTCCTCGACGACTGGGGCATGTCAAACGTCGACCTGTCCATGTTCAGGGAGATCTTTGCCGGTACCCCCTTCTTCTCCGCCGGCGGCTTCGACGCCAAGACGGGCAAGGAGGCCGTCGAGAAGGGCACCTACGATGCCATTGTCTACGGCAGGTACTTTACCAGCAACCCCGACCTGGTCAGGCGTGTGAAGGAGGATCTGCCCTTCAACCCATACAACCGCGAGCGCTTCTACGGTCCTTTTGAGGACCCTACGATTGGCTACACCGACTTTGCTACTTATGATGAGCAGCAGAAGAAATAA